From the genome of Arthrobacter sp. ERGS1:01:
AGCGCAGTGAAAGAGCCGCAGCGCGGGAGAGCCGCACGAACCTAGGGGCGCCAACCACGGCAAGAGCCAGGATGACGTCGAGCGGCGAACCGCCCATGAGCTGGATGCCGACGACGGCGATGACGATTGTTGGAAGCGCGGCAAAAGCGTCAACGATCCGCATCAGCACGTCGCCAACCCTCCCGCTCGTGGCAAAGAGCCCTATTGGAACACCGACGACGAGAGCCAGGGCCGTTGCCCCGAGGGCAATCGGGAGATCCAGCTTGGCTGCCTCGATGGTCCGTGAGAAAACGTCCATTCCGTTGCCGTCGGTGCCGAACCAGTAGCTCGCGTTCGGTGCGATGGCCAGGGCGTTGGGATCGGGCCGCAGCGGGTTGTGCGGGTAGTGCAGGAACAGTGCCAGCAGCGGCAGGCCGATGATGATGGCTGCGGCAAGGGCGGTCATGAAGTTGCTTGACCGGGCGGCCACTTTGGCCCTTCCCCGCCCGGCCCAGCCGGATGCACGCAAACCTGGTGATGTTCGGGGGAGGCCCTGGACGCTCATGACACCCCCTGGGCGGGCCGGCCGGTCACGCCGTCGTACCGGATCCGGTAGAAGTCCAACGGTTGGGACATAAGAGGTTCCTCCTCCTTGACTGTGGCAGGTCATATCTGAATCAAAGAATCGTCACTTTATTGAAGCCATGGCCTCGAGCTTTTGGAAAGGGAGTACACCTTCGAATTACTCGCGAGTAATCTCAGGCTGAAAAAATGCCCACATTCCGCGCTTGTGTTCGATGGATCATTTTCCATCCCGGTTGATTCAGCCATTGACATCGCTTCAAACGATCTTCAATATAGTGATACATACCCTACGTTGTTGAAGTTGAACTTGGAAGAGGACTGAGATAAAGATGTCGACGTTTTATGAAGAAGCTGCCCTGACCCGTACAGAAACCGTGGGGTCACAGCCGAAAGTCCAGTACCTTTTGCACGATGGGGAGCTCGTGAACTACGACGACGCCCGACTCCATGTGTTGAGCACAACCCTCAAATACGGGGTTGGCGTGTTCGAAGGCTTCCGCGCCTACTGGAGCGAGGACGACCAGGAGCTCTATGCTTTCAGGGTTGCCGACCACATGCGTCGGCTCGTCGATTCGATGCGCGTCGTGGAGATTGACGGCCCACAAGACATTGGCGCCCTGTCGGAGCAGTTGCTGGGGCTCGTGCGGGCCAACAACCTGCGCGGAAACCTTCACATGCGGGCCCAGGTCTTCGTGGATTCCGCCGACGGCAAACCGGAGGACAAAGGGCCCGCAACCGTCTTCATGGCCGCGATCCCCATGGGGAACTACTTCGGGTCCACCGGTCTGGACGTGCAGATCAGCAGCTGGGCCAGGCTCTCGGACCGGTCCATGCCGCCAAGAATCAAATCGATCGCCAATTATCAGAACGGCCGTCTGGCGATGCTCGAGGCGCGACGCAACGGCTATGACGCGGCGCTTCTCATGACCGAATCGGGACACGTCGCAGAGGGTGCCGGCTACAACGTTTTCATGGTGCGGAAGGGCCGGCTTTGCACGCCGCCGAGCACGGACAGCATCCTTGAAGGAATCACCCGTGACACGGTGCTGCATCTGGCCCGCACCGAATTGGGGCTCGACGTCGACATCAGGCCGATTGACCGGACCGAACTGTATTCGGCCGATGAAATCTTCGTGTGCGGGAGCGCCGCCGAGGTCAACCACGTGACGGCCGTGGACCGGACCCCGATCGGAGCCGGCGGTGTGGGCGAGGTGACTGCGAGGCTCCAGCAACTTTACCGGCAGGCAGTGGTGGGCCGGGTCGCGGCCGACCAGAACTGGACCCTCCCGGTCTACGGCGGCTAGCGGCATGAGCGTCACCGTGAAGGCCAAACAGCTTCCGCACTCCGGCTTCGAACACGCCTCAAACATTTACACGGCCTCAAGCGCGGCGGTGCTTGAGGTGGGTCAGGGCGAACAATTTTCCCTCGATGCAAGGAGCCTGCTCACCGGTGGTCATTTCGAGGCCGGACACTACGAGTTGTGCTCCATTCCGGTCACCGGGCCGGTCCTGGTCCGCGGCGTCCTCCCAGGGGACACCCTGCGCGTGGACATCCACGAGATTCGAATTGCGGACCGGGGCGCCATGCTCACCCAACCTGGGCGGGGCGGGTTTGGCGAGCCCCTTCGCAGCCACGGCCACCTGGTTGACATCATCGATGGCGAAGTCCGGTTCGGCGACGGAATCACCATTCGCGCCCGGCCCATGATCGGCAAATTGGGGGTGGCCCCGCGCGACGGCGAGCCAAGCTCGAGCACCGTGGGAACATTCGGCGGCAACATGGACTGCAATGACATCACCGCCGGATCCGCCGTGATCCTCCCCGTCCAGGTGGCGGGTGCGCGGCTCTTTGCCGGCGACCTCCATGCGGCCCAGGGCGACGGCGAATGCTCGCTCACGGGGGTCGAAGTCGAAGGCACCGTGGTACTTTCGTGCCGGGTTCTCCCCGGCGCCACGCCGCCCCGGCCCGTCGTCCTTTCCGGCGGAAGGGTCATCGCCATCGGCGACGGCGACGACCTTGATGAAGCGGCCCGCAACGCCCTTGACGATTTGCTGGCCCTGGTGGTGACAGACCGCGGCTGGCCCCGCGAACGTGCCGCGATGCTCCTCAGTGCAGCAGCGGACGTTTCCGTCTCCCAGCTGGTCAACGCACGGGCCACCGTCAAGGCGAGCCTCGAAGCACGCCATTTCCTCAATCCCCCTTATTCTCCCCGTTCCATTTCCTAAACACGGAGGCCTCCATGCTTGATCTTCTG
Proteins encoded in this window:
- a CDS encoding branched-chain amino acid transaminase, whose translation is MSTFYEEAALTRTETVGSQPKVQYLLHDGELVNYDDARLHVLSTTLKYGVGVFEGFRAYWSEDDQELYAFRVADHMRRLVDSMRVVEIDGPQDIGALSEQLLGLVRANNLRGNLHMRAQVFVDSADGKPEDKGPATVFMAAIPMGNYFGSTGLDVQISSWARLSDRSMPPRIKSIANYQNGRLAMLEARRNGYDAALLMTESGHVAEGAGYNVFMVRKGRLCTPPSTDSILEGITRDTVLHLARTELGLDVDIRPIDRTELYSADEIFVCGSAAEVNHVTAVDRTPIGAGGVGEVTARLQQLYRQAVVGRVAADQNWTLPVYGG
- a CDS encoding acetamidase/formamidase family protein, with product MSVTVKAKQLPHSGFEHASNIYTASSAAVLEVGQGEQFSLDARSLLTGGHFEAGHYELCSIPVTGPVLVRGVLPGDTLRVDIHEIRIADRGAMLTQPGRGGFGEPLRSHGHLVDIIDGEVRFGDGITIRARPMIGKLGVAPRDGEPSSSTVGTFGGNMDCNDITAGSAVILPVQVAGARLFAGDLHAAQGDGECSLTGVEVEGTVVLSCRVLPGATPPRPVVLSGGRVIAIGDGDDLDEAARNALDDLLALVVTDRGWPRERAAMLLSAAADVSVSQLVNARATVKASLEARHFLNPPYSPRSIS
- a CDS encoding ABC transporter permease, producing the protein MTALAAAIIIGLPLLALFLHYPHNPLRPDPNALAIAPNASYWFGTDGNGMDVFSRTIEAAKLDLPIALGATALALVVGVPIGLFATSGRVGDVLMRIVDAFAALPTIVIAVVGIQLMGGSPLDVILALAVVGAPRFVRLSRAAALSLRSTRYVEAAIATGCSPLRVAFNHIFRNAYGVVLVQATLTAANALGTIAALNFLGVGSKPPQPSWGGMIADGFSMLIRGDWWASTFPALAMLLAIGSFNILAGALENRIERVERAA